gaggggggagggagagagggggggagggagagagggagagaggggggagggagagagggagggagggagagagggggggagggaggtaaggaaGAGGGAGCCCAGGGGAGCACACTGAGCACCTGGAGATAGGGAGGGGGCACCAGGAGCGAAGGCCATCATAACTGAAGATGTAAAGCACACATGTGGCTGGATGAGAGGGTGTCGTGTGAGGGGAAGGATACAGTCCAGTTGTTTCTGATTTTACACCACTCGATATATAAAACAGACATGCACTTCGGACCTAAAGGCTATTTGTGGATCTAAAAGTGAGAGGGGATCTCAAGACTGTCCATTGATcttccgagagagagagagagagagagagagagagagatagaatgaaGCACTGCTGTTTGATGTGTGATGAAAGTGCAGACAGTTTGTATACTGTCACTGTCTAAGATGTTGCGTTTTCTCTTTTTGCGATGAGGCCAAACCAGGGCGGTCAGCCATTTTGGGGAGGGTGGGCAGCCATATTGGGGAGGTTATTCCAATCCGAAGGTGCTTGTTTCCTCTACGGCTGTGAGCATCTTCTCATAGAgcatggagaaggagggatacGGAGGGAGGTCCAGACGGTTAAAACAGGTGTgggccctgagagagagggagagagagagagagggagagagggagagagagagagagagagagagagagaggaatagagatagagagaggaatagagatagAGTTGGGAAAAAGAAAGGTAGATAGGTAGAGCGGGAGAGAATATCAGTTTGCATTTTAACACCCTCTCCTCAGAAACACAGTCATCTGCACAAACATGACATGATCTGCACGCTGGAAGGCAACTACAGAGAAACAAACATGGCTACCTGGGTAAGGAGGTGATTTTGCCCCACTTCTCCACACAGAACCTGCGAGGCCCGTTGCTGCCCCTTAGAGAGGCGAAACCTNNNNNNNNNNNNNNNNNNNNNNNNNNNNNNNNNNNNNNNNNNNNNNNNNNNNNNNNNNNNNNNNNNNNNNNNNNNNNNNNNNNNNNNNNNNNNNNNNNNNNNNNNNNNNNNNNNNNNNNNNNNNNNNNNNNNNNNNNNNNNNNNNNNNNNNNNNNNNNNNNNNNNNNNNNNNNNNNNNNNNNNNNNNNNNNNNNNNNNNNCGGGGccttgccccctctccccctcctgcccctccagaCTGTCAGGCAAGAGACTGTGGGACACGGCTTCCGAGAAGGGAGCTTCATCCACTTCTGAGAACACGTCAGGTTCAGACGCGTCCTCTAGGTCCACCTCAGCCTCAAACTCCGGAGCCAGCTCCATCTCTGaaacccccccctccgcccccaccccctcccccagccccactgCGTCCCCCAGCTCCGAGGGGAGCTCTGGGAAGGGGTCTTCGTCGTGGCTGTCTTGTCCGGGCGTGGCCCCgttgaacaggagaggagagccaggTACAGGGGTGATGTCATTGGGCCCCGACCGCTCGTCGTCCTCGTCAGAGTCGATGTGCAGCATGGCGCTGAGGCGCGTGTGCGTGGGGAAGCTGGAGCGCAGCTTGGGCGAGGCGGCGCCCAGGGGACGCTCGCCGGGGCCCTTGGGAGCCTCAATGGCGTCCAGGCCCTCGCTGAGCGAACGCTGCAGGAGGTAGGACCCAGAAGACGCCTCCCTGTACGTCAGCCCGCCCTCGGCCCCGTCCAGCTCTGCGGAGGCCCCGCCCTCCCAAGGGCCCCCAGACCCCTGGGAGCCGGTGGGAGAGGGGCCCGCTGACACgatggggaggtggtggggaaggTCCTCGTCGTCGGATGGGGTTCCTGGAGCTCCGTTCAGGGTGGAGACACCAATGATGGAGTCAGGAGACGctcctaaagagagagagagagagagagaggggcaggcagaaagtgagacagagagcctTGTATTCACACCAACATTCAGCAGGAAACGAAGAACCAAAGGGAAGCAGTATCGTACAGTTCAGGCCTGGGTCAACTACTTGCAAATGCTATCAAATAGTTAATAACTTGAGTGGGCTTAATTTATCTTACCCAGCGCAATGATACTAATGGATCGGTCCCATAAGTGCCAACACTGAGACAAATCAAGCGAGCCTCAATTACTTTCAAGTAATTGATCTAGGTAATTGACCCAGGTTTGGAACAGTGTTGCTGGTCCCCCTGGGGTCAGGGCCGGCTCACCGTCCGGTCCAGTGGAGGTGAGCTCCATCCTGAACTGCATCTGACCGCTTACGTGCTCCGTGGGAAGCCGTCGACACAGAGAGAAGCTCACAGGCTGGACCCTGAGCACACGGGCAACATCACATGACCAATACAACATGATTATAGGAGGATAATATGATGATTACatgattaatgtgtgtgtgtgtgtatttgtacatgtgtgtgtgtgtgtacgtgtgtgtgtgtgtgtgtacatgtgtgtgtggtccctcTTAACACCAACCCAGGTATCTTCTCCAGCAGTCTCTGTACAGGGATGGTCAGCTGACCAAGGAAGCGCTTGATTATTGGTCGACTTTTAGCAAACTTGTCCTTCACCTCGATGTAGAGAATATCTGTCACCAACGCTACAAAAGTATACTTCTGCAGAAAGGAAAAAGGTTGATCATATCACCAGAGGGTTTTACCATCTACAGTATGTTTACATCTAAATGAGTCTGGGTACGCACGCagacttgtgtgtgcgtgtgtgtgtgcgtgtgtgtgtgtgagtgtgtgagtgtgtgagtgtgtgtgcgtgtgtgtgtgagtgtgcgtgtgcgtgtgagtgtgcatgtgtgtgtgcgtgcgtgtgtgtgagtgtgtgcgtgtgtgtgtgagtgtgtgtgttctgaagcCCCTCTGTGTCCTGAGCCTCGCCTCTTTGTGCCAGACAGGGTTGGTGGTGTTGGAGATGATGGCGGAGCGTCTCTCCTGCCCATGGTGGCTGAAGGTGGGGAATCCACTGCGCTTGCCTGGGTGAATGGACATCTTTAGGTAGGGGTCCGGGTTAAAGAACATGCCCTTCTTCAGACCCAACGCACGCAGatctacagaaagagagagaatagcagagagaaagaaagaaagaaaaggagagaaagagatccaGTGTTTTTCTGCTGCATCTCATTCATTTCCTGATGTAGTAAACAGCACCCTGGCGATGTTGAACGCTCGAAAAGTGAGTTTCCtccgaggagagagaggctgtcctGAACATACCCGTCAAAGTGAAGCTGATCAGTTTACGAGGATGGTCTGTCCCTGCCTGCCCCTCAGCATCCCTCTGAGGATCAAACACaaagacatcacacacacacactcactcacacacacacactcactcacacacacacactcactcacacacacactcacacacacacacacacacacacacacacacacacacactcacactcacacacacactcacacacacactcactcactcacacactcacactcactcacccactcacactcactcacccactcacacacacacactcactcacacactcacacacactcacacactcacacactcactcactcacccactcacccactcacacactcacacacacacacacacacactcactcactcacccactcacccactcacacacacacactcactcactcactcacacacacacacacactcactcacccacacacacacacacacacacacactcacccactcacccactcacacacacacacacactcactcactcacccactcacccactcacacacacacacacactcactcactcacccactcacccactcacacacacacactcactcactcacccactcacccactcacccactcacacacacacacacactcactcacccactcacccactcacacacacacacacacacctgtactccGGGGTTCTTCACAGTGATGCAGGGGGTTGTTGCTCTCAGGCCTCCACTGACACCATGGTAGTACTTGAAACAGATCTTGGTCTCAGCtgggacacacagcagacagacatgaGGATACAGCTCTACTGGCACTGGGACTATACTACCAGACCCACTGTGTGATACAGCTCTACTGGCACTGGGACTATACTACCAGACCCACTGTGTGATACAGCTCTACTGGCACTGGGACTATACTACCAGACCCACTGTGTGATACAGCTCTACTGTGGGGTCTCTCCCTCGGTTTACTCACGCTCCATGAAGTAGGGTCCTGGTTCCAGCCTCCAGACGATCTGGCCCCTCTGAGTCCCGTTCACCCCTCGgttcttacagtcccacacgtTGGACGGGCTGGTCTCGTCTGGGACGGGGGGCAAAGGCTTCATTAGAGGGGtattatgtgtgtgggtgaatctgtgtgtgtgagtgtgagggtgtgtgtgtgagtgtgtctgggtgtgtcagtgagtgtgtctgtgagtgtgggtgtgagggtgtgtctgtgagtgtgagtgtgtgagtgtgtctgggtgtgtgtgtgggtgtgtctgtgtgtgtgagtgagtgtgtctgtgagtgtgggtgtgagggtgtgtgtgtgtgtgggtgtgtctgtgtgtgtgagtgagtgtgtctgtgagtgtgggtgtgtctgtgtgtgtgtgtgggagagagtatgTGTTCACAATTTCAGCACAGCGTTCACCATTCAACCTTGTAGTGGATCTGCCTCTATGCAGAAAAGTATTTTGCCTCAAAACTAGGTTTTCATCTCATCAGTGAAACTCAGCGGCTACTCTCCACAACCTCTAACCAGAGGACAGAGCAACTTCTACAGGAGAGCGAAAACGGAGGGAATCGCCCCGCACAGCACTTTCCCCCTCGCTAACGAacagggtggaagggagggggcaggggggaggggaggagggggcaggggggaggggaggagggggcagggggaggaggggagaaggggggaggggaggaggggagaagggtggaggggaggaggggagaaggggggaggggaggagggggcaggggggaggggaggaggggagaagggggcagggggagggtaggagggggcagggggaggggaggagggggcagggggaggagggggcagggg
The DNA window shown above is from Osmerus eperlanus chromosome 3, fOsmEpe2.1, whole genome shotgun sequence and carries:
- the hecw2a gene encoding E3 ubiquitin-protein ligase HECW2 — translated: MRPSLATAVLPRTRQHNTPTLAVGREHLSAPRRRSPHLRHTLSPDNLRSLAERGGASTDSTSLVGGPMGLPRANSDTDLVTSQSRSSLTASTLEFTLNRGQNLVISWDIKEEVDATDWIGLYHIDETSPSNVWDCKNRGVNGTQRGQIVWRLEPGPYFMEPETKICFKYYHGVSGGLRATTPCITVKNPGVQVDAEGQAGTDHPRKLISFTLTDLRALGLKKGMFFNPDPYLKMSIHPGKRSGFPTFSHHGQERRSAIISNTTNPVWHKEKYTFVALVTDILYIEVKDKFAKSRPIIKRFLGQLTIPVQRLLEKIPGVQPVSFSLCRRLPTEHVSGQMQFRMELTSTGPDGASPDSIIGVSTLNGAPGTPSDDEDLPHHLPIVSAGPSPTGSQGSGGPWEGGASAELDGAEGGLTYREASSGSYLLQRSLSEGLDAIEAPKGPGERPLGAASPKLRSSFPTHTRLSAMLHIDSDEDDERSGPNDITPVPGSPLLFNGATPGQDSHDEDPFPELPSELGDAVGLGEGVGAEGGVSEMELAPEFEAEVDLEDASEPDVFSEVDEAPFSEAVSHSLLPDSLEGQEGERGQGP